A genomic window from Nitrospirota bacterium includes:
- a CDS encoding AIM24 family protein: protein MEILGNEENGVYKISGEDADILSVYLDGSNQVTAEAGKMLFYIGNVKSATKEIKEGGSISKHIFSAARKVITDENLAFTTFSGQGEVSFGDYLPGSIAAIKLSGNAIIASKENLIAYVGDINLSVEAQSGLGSLLFGGEGLVLIRISGSGYVFIHGGGNIITHQLKDGQQLHAESASVMAWDESVSHTLEHVKDFKTAYFGDEGLFLTRFSGTGTVLVQTLTVAKLRSLIGNSICLAPPPIMAAELVLLKAKKIITKLMR from the coding sequence GTGGAAATATTGGGGAACGAGGAAAATGGTGTTTACAAGATATCCGGTGAGGATGCGGATATTCTCAGTGTATATCTAGATGGCAGCAATCAGGTTACAGCAGAGGCTGGCAAAATGTTGTTCTACATTGGTAATGTCAAGAGTGCTACTAAAGAGATTAAAGAAGGCGGCTCAATATCTAAACACATATTTTCAGCAGCAAGAAAAGTAATTACTGATGAGAACTTAGCATTTACCACCTTTTCAGGACAAGGGGAGGTTTCATTTGGAGATTATTTACCCGGCAGCATAGCAGCCATAAAGTTAAGTGGTAATGCAATAATCGCATCTAAGGAAAATCTCATTGCTTATGTCGGAGATATTAATTTAAGTGTGGAGGCGCAGTCAGGACTTGGGAGCCTGTTGTTTGGCGGGGAGGGTTTGGTTCTGATTAGAATATCTGGCAGCGGTTACGTATTTATTCATGGCGGCGGCAATATAATAACCCATCAACTTAAAGATGGACAGCAGCTTCATGCTGAATCGGCTTCTGTTATGGCGTGGGATGAGTCTGTTTCACATACTCTGGAGCATGTTAAAGATTTTAAGACTGCTTATTTTGGCGATGAAGGACTTTTTCTAACCCGATTTTCCGGCACCGGCACTGTTTTGGTGCAAACCCTGACTGTGGCAAAGTTAAGAAGTCTTATTGGTAACTCGATATGTCTTGCTCCGCCGCCTATAATGGCTGCCGAGCTGGTTTTACTTAAAGCAAAAAAGATTATAACTAAACTTATGCGGTAA